The following are from one region of the Populus trichocarpa isolate Nisqually-1 chromosome 8, P.trichocarpa_v4.1, whole genome shotgun sequence genome:
- the LOC18101694 gene encoding carbonic anhydrase 2-like: MANDSYKDAIAGLSKLLSERADLGSVAAASKIKQIAAELEAAGSKEFDPAERIRTGFLHFKTGKYDKDPKLYGALAKGQSPKFLVFACSDSRVCPSHILNFQPGEAFMVRNIANMVPPYDQTKYSGAGSAIEYAVLHLKVENIVVIGHSCCGGIKGLMSFPDDGSSSTDFIENWVKICSAAKTKVAAKGEGLSFEEQCHSCEKEAVNVSLGNLLTYPFVREAVVNGAVSLKGAHYDFVKGTFELWDLDFAISPSIAI, from the exons ATGGCAAACGATTCATACAAGGATGCCATTGCAGGACTGAGCAAGCTTCTCAG TGAAAGAGCTGACCTCGGGAGTGTCGCCGCCGCCTCAAAAATCAAGCAGATAGCGGCCGAGTTGGAGGCGGCCGGTTCGAAGGAGTTTGACCCGGCCGAACGTATTAGAACCGGGTTCCTCCACTTCAAGACGGGGAAATATGA CAAGGATCCAAAATTGTACGGTGCCCTTGCTAAAGGCCAGAGCCCTAAG TTTTTGGTGTTCGCTTGCTCTGATTCTCGAGTTTGCCCTTCCCATATCCTCAATTTCCAGCCAGGGGAGGCCTTCATGGTCCGAAACATCGCCAACATGGTCCCGCCTTATGACCAG ACAAAATATTCCGGCGCAGGGTCCGCCATTGAATATGCTGTGTTACATTTGAAG GTGGAGAATATTGTAGTCATTGGTCACAGCTGCTGTGGTGGTATCAAGGGCCTCATGTCTTTCCCAGACGACGGGTCCTCTTCTAC ggacTTCATAGAAAATTGGGTGAAGATCTGCTCAGCCGCCAAGACCAAGGTGGCAGCAAAAGGCGAAGGTTTAAGTTTCGAAGAGCAATGCCACAGCTGCGAGAAG GAGGCTGTCAATGTATCGCTGGGAAATCTGTTGACATATCCCTTTGTGAGAGAGGCCGTGGTCAATGGTGCTGTATCGCTGAAGGGTGCCCACTACGATTTTGTCAAGGGAACTTTCGAGCTATGGGATCTAGATTTCGCAATTTCCCCGTCCATTGCTATCTGA